From one Triticum urartu cultivar G1812 chromosome 3, Tu2.1, whole genome shotgun sequence genomic stretch:
- the LOC125547479 gene encoding ethylene-responsive transcription factor ERF109-like: MPRSPRAQTQPHALSSQPRRFATSPLGRFPRHHRATMPPRRWCSSGHRGVRERPNGWYSAEIRSGDVRLGFGSFRSAYEAARAYHAAAWRLDRPRSQMNFRDVFTREHAQRVAPPPRLITDMDRADHARRCRRLLIAKEDERAMAKWRRRHPEDVADERAY; encoded by the coding sequence ATGCCGCGCTCGCCACGCGCACAGACACAGCCACACGCCCTCTCCTCGCAACCTCGCCGCTTCGCCACCTCGCCGCTTGGCCGCTTTCCGCGCCACCACCGCGCCACCATGCCGCCGCGCCGCTGGTGTTCTTCGGGCCACCGCGGCGTCCGCGAGCGCCCCAACGGCTGGTACTCCGCCGAGATCCGATCCGGCGACGTCCGGCTCGGCTTCGGGTCGTTCCGGAGCGCGTACGAGGCGGCCCGCGCGTACCacgcggcggcgtggcgcttGGATAGGCCCCGGTCGCAGATGAACTTCCGGGACGTCTTCACGCGCGAGCATGCACAACGCgtcgcccctccgccgcgtctcATCACCGACATGGACCGTGCCGACCACGCTCGgcgctgccgccgcctcctcatCGCCAAGGAGGACGAGCGAGCCATGGCGAAGTGGCGCCGTCGCCACCCGGAGGACGTCGCCGACGAGCGTGCCTACTAG